One window of the Microbulbifer sp. Q7 genome contains the following:
- the rsgA gene encoding ribosome small subunit-dependent GTPase A has product MSKSLISRRPAFRRGVSNGGQEKPAAAESPLRKLGWKPFFQQQLSLDELNDCEPVKVMAVHRSQIEVTGEAGDEAVLVHGPLFDDASERPTVGDWLLLERASRKPLRRLERSSLFKRMAPGARQAQLIAANVDNVLIVSSCNHDFNLSRVERYLALVKEAGCRACLVLTKADLDQNHDPYRTALKGHRDLPVVLVNALDAESVAPLREYCRSGETLALLGSSGVGKSTLLNSLAGAELAATGGIREDDSKGRHTTRHRALYAIPNGGLLLDSPGMRELGLADVYDGLAATFADISALAAKCRFADCAHESEPGCAVQAAIESDTLDERRLRNWRKLEREVRRNTRTLAESRADDKALGQMYRSVQSHARARKTREE; this is encoded by the coding sequence TTGAGTAAATCCCTGATTTCACGCCGCCCGGCATTTCGGCGCGGTGTTTCTAACGGTGGCCAGGAAAAGCCTGCGGCGGCGGAGTCGCCCTTGCGCAAGCTGGGCTGGAAGCCGTTTTTCCAACAGCAGCTGAGTCTGGACGAGCTGAACGACTGCGAGCCGGTCAAGGTCATGGCCGTGCACCGCAGCCAGATCGAGGTGACGGGCGAGGCCGGCGATGAGGCGGTGTTGGTTCATGGCCCGCTGTTTGACGATGCCAGCGAGCGGCCCACGGTGGGCGATTGGCTGTTGCTGGAGCGTGCATCCCGCAAGCCGCTGCGCCGCCTGGAGCGCAGTAGTCTGTTCAAGCGTATGGCGCCGGGCGCTCGGCAGGCGCAGTTGATTGCGGCGAATGTGGACAACGTGCTGATCGTCTCCTCCTGCAACCACGACTTCAACCTGTCGCGGGTGGAGCGCTATCTGGCGCTGGTGAAGGAGGCTGGCTGTCGCGCCTGCCTGGTTCTCACCAAAGCCGATCTGGACCAGAACCACGATCCCTACCGCACTGCCCTCAAGGGCCATCGCGACCTGCCAGTGGTACTGGTGAATGCGCTCGACGCGGAGAGTGTGGCGCCGCTGCGCGAATACTGCCGCAGCGGCGAAACCCTGGCGCTGCTGGGTTCATCCGGTGTGGGTAAGTCCACTTTGCTGAACAGCCTCGCCGGCGCCGAGCTGGCCGCCACCGGTGGTATACGGGAAGACGACAGCAAGGGCCGGCACACCACCCGACACCGCGCACTCTATGCCATTCCCAACGGTGGTCTGTTGCTGGACAGCCCGGGTATGCGTGAACTGGGTCTCGCCGATGTATACGATGGCCTTGCGGCGACCTTTGCGGATATCAGTGCACTGGCCGCCAAGTGTCGGTTTGCCGACTGCGCTCACGAGTCGGAACCGGGCTGTGCGGTGCAGGCTGCCATCGAATCGGACACCCTGGATGAGCGTCGCCTGCGCAACTGGCGCAAGCTGGAACGGGAGGTGCGTCGCAATACGCGCACACTGGCGGAGTCGCGCGCGGACGACAAAGCGCTGGGGCAGATGTACCGCTCGGTGCAGAGCCACGCGCGAGCACGCAAGACTAGGGAAGAGTAG
- a CDS encoding DUF885 family protein, with protein MSFSLSVKKILNPKLPSLSAAIMATSLNVQAMDHKTFDKAMDALPKNGASEKLQALQDLRYRWIMESYPESATYRGYPGGEQDWTDQSIKAIERRKGQTRDLLVASRHLNEDKLSDAEKLDYQLLYQDLLLQVRGYQFPEHLLPVNHMSGIQRSVPSVLNAMPKRTAADYEDILARLDKLPGLIEQTRILMEMGLAQELTPPQITLRDLPGQIRALIPADPKQSPLLKAFYEMPASIPVAQQNRLRTRAQNIYQRTLIPNWKRFAEYVEREYIPKANTEIAFTKNEDGIRWYAYKVREETTTDLSPEEIHRIGLEEVRRIRGEMDRIIQKTGFDGDFKAFTEFLRNDPQFYYENKQDLLKDYRDIAKRIDGELPALFGTLPRLPYGVKPIPGYSEKSQTTAYYQPGSMEAGRAGVFFANTYNLKSRPKWEMEALTVHEAMPGHHLQIALAQEQGDIHPLRRNKFYTGFVEGWGLYSESLGYDLGLYTDPYNEFGALTYDMWRAVRLVVDTGMHQLGWSRDEAIQYFVNNSAKPEHDIVVEIDRYLVWPGQALAYKVGQLKIKEIRARAEEALGNNFDIRQFHDALLGAGALPLNVLESRMNDWIESQGGQISLTPPVPDTAGQAAPN; from the coding sequence ATGTCCTTTTCCCTTTCCGTAAAAAAAATCCTGAACCCAAAGCTTCCCAGCTTATCCGCAGCCATTATGGCCACCAGCCTGAATGTGCAGGCGATGGACCATAAAACCTTCGACAAGGCCATGGACGCGTTACCCAAGAATGGTGCCAGTGAAAAGCTGCAGGCACTGCAAGACCTGCGGTACCGCTGGATTATGGAAAGCTATCCAGAGTCCGCCACCTATCGGGGCTATCCCGGCGGCGAACAGGACTGGACCGATCAATCCATCAAAGCTATCGAGCGCCGTAAAGGGCAGACCCGCGATCTGCTCGTCGCCAGCCGCCACCTCAACGAAGACAAACTCAGCGACGCGGAAAAGCTCGACTACCAACTGCTCTACCAGGACCTGCTCCTGCAAGTGCGCGGCTACCAGTTTCCCGAACACCTGCTGCCAGTGAACCACATGAGCGGCATCCAGCGCAGTGTACCGAGTGTCTTGAATGCCATGCCCAAGCGCACCGCCGCAGACTATGAAGATATTCTCGCGCGCCTCGACAAACTGCCGGGACTGATCGAACAAACCCGTATTCTTATGGAGATGGGGCTGGCGCAAGAACTTACGCCACCACAGATTACCCTGCGCGACCTCCCCGGACAGATCCGCGCACTGATCCCGGCAGATCCCAAGCAGAGCCCGCTGCTCAAAGCGTTCTACGAAATGCCCGCAAGCATTCCCGTAGCGCAACAGAATCGTCTGCGCACGCGCGCGCAGAATATCTACCAGAGAACCCTGATTCCCAACTGGAAACGCTTTGCGGAATACGTTGAGCGTGAATATATTCCCAAGGCCAACACCGAAATTGCCTTCACCAAAAATGAGGATGGGATTCGCTGGTACGCCTACAAAGTGCGGGAAGAAACCACCACCGACCTGAGCCCGGAAGAAATTCACCGCATTGGTCTAGAGGAAGTGCGCCGTATTCGCGGCGAGATGGATCGCATCATCCAGAAAACCGGCTTCGATGGCGACTTCAAGGCGTTTACCGAATTCCTGCGCAACGACCCGCAGTTTTACTATGAGAATAAACAAGACCTGCTGAAAGACTACCGGGATATTGCCAAGCGCATCGACGGCGAGCTGCCCGCGTTGTTCGGCACCCTGCCGCGGCTGCCCTACGGTGTGAAGCCGATCCCGGGCTACTCGGAAAAATCGCAGACCACCGCCTACTATCAGCCGGGCTCCATGGAAGCGGGCCGCGCCGGGGTATTTTTTGCCAATACCTACAACCTGAAAAGCCGACCCAAATGGGAGATGGAAGCACTGACAGTGCACGAAGCCATGCCGGGGCATCACCTGCAGATTGCCCTCGCCCAGGAACAGGGGGATATCCACCCGCTGCGTCGCAACAAGTTCTACACCGGGTTTGTGGAGGGCTGGGGGCTGTATTCCGAAAGCCTCGGGTATGACCTCGGCCTGTACACCGATCCCTACAATGAATTCGGAGCCCTCACCTACGATATGTGGCGCGCGGTGCGGCTGGTGGTGGATACCGGCATGCACCAGCTGGGCTGGAGCCGGGACGAGGCCATCCAGTACTTTGTCAATAACAGCGCAAAGCCGGAACACGACATCGTAGTGGAAATCGACCGCTATCTGGTGTGGCCGGGTCAGGCGTTGGCCTACAAGGTGGGCCAGCTGAAGATCAAGGAAATCCGTGCGCGCGCGGAGGAAGCACTGGGGAACAATTTTGATATCCGCCAGTTCCACGACGCGTTGCTGGGCGCCGGGGCGCTGCCGCTCAATGTACTGGAAAGCCGGATGAATGACTGGATCGAATCCCAGGGCGGCCAAATAAGCCTTACCCCGCCGGTGCCCGATACCGCGGGCCAGGCAGCCCCCAATTAA
- the dxs gene encoding 1-deoxy-D-xylulose-5-phosphate synthase has translation MFDEIPRQRPSTPLLDQIDDPAQLRTLPEKQLPELASELREYLLYCVGQTGGHFGAGLGVVELTIALHYIYNTPEDRLVWDVGHQTYPHKILTGRREQMLSIRQQGGLSGFPKRSESPYDTFGVGHSSTSISAALGMALGSPDERKVVAVIGDGAMTAGMAFEALNHAAHTGRDMLVVLNDNRMSISKNVGGLATYFARILASKTYLNMREGSRKILSVIPKAWQLARRTEEHVKGMITPGTLFEELGFNYVGPLDGHNMQDLVHTLRNLRNQRGPQLLHIVTTKGKGFGPAEEDPVGYHALNKLEPEPKVQVAPSAEKNSETKKKGPKYQDIFGQWLCDTAEQDDKLVGITPAMCEGSGMVEFAERFPERYHDVAIAEQHAVTLAAGLACEDQKPVVAIYSTFLQRGYDQLVHDVAIQNLDVTFAIDRAGLVGEDGPTHAGSFDLTFMRCLPNLVIAAPADENECRQLLYTAYQHQGPSAVRYPRGTGPGVAIEKEMTALPVGIGRVIQEGKDIAILSFGTLLAPAREAAEKLGATLVDMRWVKPLDEALIDRLADSHELLVTLEENTVAGGAGSAVSEYLNQRIVPVPLLQLGLPDKIIEHGKHPKLLAEIGLDAQGIEQQIRERQSQMHQSQPKGQAAAI, from the coding sequence ATGTTCGACGAGATACCCCGCCAGCGCCCGTCCACGCCGCTGCTCGACCAGATCGACGACCCGGCCCAACTGCGCACGCTGCCGGAAAAACAGTTGCCCGAGCTGGCCAGCGAGCTGCGCGAATACCTGCTCTACTGCGTGGGCCAGACTGGCGGCCATTTTGGCGCCGGACTCGGCGTGGTGGAGCTGACCATCGCCCTGCATTACATCTACAACACCCCGGAAGACCGGCTGGTGTGGGATGTGGGCCACCAGACCTACCCGCATAAAATTCTTACCGGCCGCCGCGAGCAGATGCTCTCCATTCGCCAGCAGGGCGGCCTGTCGGGCTTCCCCAAGCGCAGCGAGAGCCCCTACGACACCTTTGGTGTGGGTCACTCCAGCACCTCCATCAGTGCAGCGCTGGGCATGGCCCTGGGCTCGCCGGACGAGCGCAAGGTGGTGGCGGTGATCGGCGATGGTGCCATGACCGCCGGTATGGCGTTCGAGGCCCTGAATCATGCGGCACACACCGGCAGAGACATGCTGGTGGTGCTGAACGACAACCGCATGTCCATCTCCAAGAACGTGGGCGGCCTCGCCACCTACTTCGCGCGTATTCTCGCCAGCAAAACCTACCTGAACATGCGCGAGGGCAGCCGCAAGATCCTGTCTGTCATTCCCAAAGCCTGGCAGCTGGCGCGCCGTACCGAAGAACACGTCAAAGGCATGATTACCCCCGGCACGCTGTTTGAAGAGCTGGGGTTCAACTACGTGGGCCCGCTCGATGGCCACAATATGCAGGACCTGGTGCACACCCTGCGCAACCTGCGCAACCAGCGCGGTCCGCAGCTGCTGCACATCGTCACCACCAAGGGCAAGGGCTTTGGCCCGGCGGAAGAAGACCCGGTGGGCTACCACGCGCTCAACAAGCTCGAGCCGGAGCCCAAGGTCCAGGTGGCTCCGTCGGCAGAAAAAAACAGCGAGACAAAGAAAAAAGGCCCGAAGTACCAGGATATTTTTGGCCAGTGGCTGTGCGATACCGCCGAGCAGGATGACAAGCTCGTCGGCATCACCCCGGCCATGTGTGAAGGCTCCGGTATGGTCGAGTTCGCCGAGCGCTTTCCGGAGCGTTACCACGATGTGGCCATTGCCGAGCAACACGCGGTTACCCTCGCAGCCGGCCTCGCCTGTGAAGACCAGAAGCCGGTAGTGGCCATTTACTCCACCTTCCTGCAGCGTGGATACGACCAACTGGTGCACGACGTGGCCATCCAAAACCTGGATGTGACCTTCGCCATCGACCGCGCTGGCCTGGTTGGCGAAGACGGCCCCACCCACGCGGGCAGCTTCGACCTGACGTTTATGCGCTGCCTGCCGAACCTCGTCATCGCCGCGCCTGCTGACGAGAACGAATGCCGCCAGCTGCTGTACACCGCATACCAGCACCAGGGCCCATCCGCTGTGCGCTACCCGCGCGGCACTGGCCCGGGTGTCGCAATCGAAAAAGAAATGACCGCGTTGCCGGTGGGCATAGGCCGCGTGATTCAGGAAGGCAAGGACATTGCCATTCTGAGCTTCGGCACCTTGCTGGCCCCGGCGCGTGAAGCGGCAGAAAAACTCGGGGCAACCCTGGTGGACATGCGCTGGGTGAAACCGCTGGACGAAGCACTGATTGACCGCCTGGCCGATAGCCACGAGTTGCTGGTAACGCTCGAAGAAAACACCGTTGCCGGCGGCGCGGGCAGCGCAGTTTCAGAATACCTGAACCAACGCATTGTTCCGGTGCCCCTGCTGCAACTGGGCTTGCCCGACAAAATCATCGAACACGGCAAGCACCCCAAACTGCTCGCCGAAATCGGCCTTGATGCCCAGGGTATCGAACAACAAATCCGCGAACGCCAGTCGCAAATGCACCAGTCCCAGCCAAAAGGACAGGCAGCAGCAATATAA
- a CDS encoding Na(+)/H(+) antiporter subunit D has protein sequence MFEVAPFVPFFIAAALGLFLRGWARTLLFIAVPVVGLANLWLLGETSFGHYAILDFHLLLFKADKLSLLFGYLYHIAALISVIYALHVRDTLQQVASMAYAGSALGAVFAGDLLTLFIFWELLALTSVFLVWARRNGRAYLAGLRYFTLHILSGLLLLGGIVFYGQTHDSLAFGPIGLDGSVLDNPAGWMIFLAFGIKCAFPFFHNWLTDAYPESTPTGTVFLSAFTTKVAVYALARAYPGTELLVYIGATMACFPIFYAVIENDLRRVLAYSLINQLGFMVVGIGIGTSLAINGAVAHAFNDVIFKGLLFMSMGAVLHVTGKINGSELGGLYKKMPKTTVLCIIGAASISAFPLFSGFVSKSMVMSAAIKNGHDWVWLILLFASAGVFHHAGIKIPYFAFFAHDAKLPAREPPVNMLIAMSIAAALCLTIGIYPQALYSLLPYEMSYTPYDVTHVLTQLQLLFFSALAFVWLNLRHLYPPELPSVNLDAEWIYRRLVPDAMRALFDRLFALDQRLRGAAVGGVERMIEGVASHHRADGIMARNWLTGSMVAGVVLLLGVYLILGWL, from the coding sequence ATGTTTGAAGTAGCGCCATTTGTGCCCTTCTTTATCGCCGCCGCACTGGGGCTGTTTCTGCGCGGCTGGGCGCGGACGCTGTTGTTTATTGCGGTGCCGGTGGTCGGTCTCGCCAATTTATGGCTGCTCGGTGAAACTAGCTTCGGTCACTACGCGATTCTCGATTTTCACCTGCTGCTGTTCAAGGCAGACAAGCTGAGCCTGCTGTTCGGCTACCTGTACCACATCGCGGCGCTGATCTCGGTCATCTACGCCCTGCATGTGCGCGACACCCTGCAACAGGTGGCCAGCATGGCGTATGCGGGCAGCGCACTGGGTGCGGTGTTTGCCGGCGACCTGCTGACCCTGTTTATCTTCTGGGAACTGCTGGCGCTGACGTCGGTATTTCTGGTGTGGGCGCGCCGCAATGGGCGCGCGTACCTGGCGGGGCTGCGCTACTTCACCCTGCATATCCTCTCCGGATTGCTGCTGCTCGGCGGCATCGTTTTTTACGGGCAGACCCACGATTCGCTCGCCTTTGGGCCCATTGGTCTGGACGGCAGCGTCCTCGACAACCCCGCAGGCTGGATGATCTTCCTCGCCTTCGGTATCAAGTGCGCCTTCCCGTTCTTCCACAACTGGCTCACCGACGCCTATCCGGAATCCACCCCCACCGGTACCGTATTCCTCAGCGCCTTCACCACCAAGGTGGCGGTCTACGCGCTGGCGCGCGCCTATCCCGGCACCGAGCTGCTGGTGTATATCGGTGCCACCATGGCCTGCTTCCCCATTTTCTATGCGGTGATCGAAAACGACCTGCGCCGGGTGCTGGCCTACAGCCTGATCAACCAGCTGGGCTTTATGGTGGTGGGCATTGGTATCGGCACCTCCCTGGCCATCAACGGCGCGGTGGCCCACGCGTTTAACGATGTGATCTTCAAGGGCCTGCTGTTCATGTCCATGGGCGCCGTGCTGCATGTCACCGGCAAGATCAACGGTTCTGAACTGGGCGGCCTGTACAAGAAAATGCCCAAGACCACGGTGCTGTGCATTATCGGCGCCGCGTCGATTTCCGCCTTCCCGCTGTTCAGTGGCTTTGTCAGCAAGTCCATGGTGATGAGCGCGGCGATCAAGAATGGCCATGACTGGGTGTGGCTGATCCTGCTGTTTGCATCAGCCGGTGTCTTCCACCATGCCGGTATCAAGATCCCCTACTTTGCGTTCTTTGCGCACGACGCCAAGCTCCCCGCGCGCGAGCCGCCGGTGAACATGCTGATCGCCATGAGCATTGCCGCGGCCCTGTGCCTGACCATCGGCATCTATCCCCAGGCGCTCTACAGCCTGCTGCCCTACGAGATGTCCTACACTCCCTACGATGTCACACACGTGCTGACACAACTGCAACTGCTGTTCTTCTCGGCACTGGCGTTCGTGTGGCTGAACCTGCGCCACCTGTATCCGCCGGAGCTGCCGTCGGTCAACCTGGATGCGGAATGGATCTATCGCCGGCTGGTACCCGACGCCATGCGCGCCCTGTTTGACCGGCTGTTTGCCCTCGACCAGCGCCTGCGCGGCGCCGCGGTCGGCGGTGTCGAGCGCATGATCGAGGGTGTGGCCAGCCACCACCGCGCCGACGGCATCATGGCCCGCAACTGGCTCACCGGCAGTATGGTGGCCGGCGTGGTGCTGCTGCTCGGCGTGTATCTGATACTGGGCTGGCTGTAA
- a CDS encoding monovalent cation/H+ antiporter subunit D family protein, with the protein MSESFLLQLTLLIPLLALVGIQLTARRENVREAVSLIAASALSAVVTQLYQPMLDGDTIAVHWLDILPGLALAFRVEPLGLLFALVASFLWIITTVYAIGYMRGHGEKNQTRFFSLFAVSIGAVMGIAFAENLFTLFIFYEVLTLCTYPLVTHAGTDKARQGGRTYLGILLGTSVGFFLLAIIATWLLTGTLSFQPGGVFSPDTSAALLSVLLVFFVFGVGKAAIMPFHRWLPAAMVAPTPVSALLHAVAVVKAGVFVLLKVCLLIFGFETLRSIPATNWLLYLAAASILLASIIALRQQNLKKRLAYSTVSQLGYITLGALLATSAGMTGSALHIVMHAFGKITLFFCAGAILVAAHKTEIHEMRGLGRQMPITMTAFLVASLCIIGIPPTGGTWSKWYLMLGTFEAEQWILMALLMISSLLSIAYLLPIPLRAFFTNNNPGAVTAGGAVAIKEAPLPSLIALSITAAGCIYLLLFPDAFYQLIKAGI; encoded by the coding sequence ATGAGTGAATCCTTTCTGTTACAACTTACCCTGCTGATCCCTCTGCTGGCATTGGTGGGTATTCAGCTCACCGCCCGCCGGGAAAATGTGCGCGAGGCCGTTTCACTGATTGCCGCCAGCGCATTGTCCGCGGTGGTGACGCAGCTCTACCAGCCCATGCTGGACGGCGACACCATTGCGGTGCACTGGCTGGATATTCTCCCCGGGCTGGCGCTGGCGTTTCGCGTTGAACCGCTCGGGCTGCTGTTTGCGCTGGTGGCGAGCTTTCTGTGGATCATCACCACGGTGTACGCCATCGGTTATATGCGCGGCCACGGGGAAAAAAACCAGACCCGCTTTTTCAGCCTGTTCGCGGTTTCCATTGGCGCGGTCATGGGGATCGCATTTGCCGAGAACCTGTTTACGCTGTTTATTTTCTATGAAGTGCTGACGCTCTGTACCTATCCGCTGGTCACCCACGCCGGTACCGACAAGGCGCGTCAGGGCGGGCGCACTTACCTGGGCATTTTGCTCGGCACGTCCGTGGGCTTTTTCCTGCTGGCGATCATCGCCACCTGGTTGCTGACGGGCACCCTGTCGTTCCAGCCCGGCGGTGTCTTCTCGCCGGACACTTCTGCCGCCCTGTTGTCGGTATTGCTGGTATTTTTTGTATTCGGCGTGGGCAAGGCGGCGATCATGCCGTTCCATCGCTGGCTGCCGGCAGCCATGGTGGCGCCGACGCCGGTGAGTGCATTGCTGCATGCGGTGGCGGTGGTGAAGGCGGGGGTCTTTGTACTGCTGAAGGTGTGCCTGCTGATATTCGGCTTTGAAACCCTGCGCAGTATTCCCGCCACCAACTGGCTGTTGTATCTGGCCGCGGCCTCCATTCTGCTCGCGTCCATCATTGCCTTGCGCCAGCAGAACCTGAAAAAACGCCTCGCCTATTCCACGGTCAGCCAGCTCGGCTATATCACCCTGGGTGCGCTGCTCGCCACCAGCGCGGGCATGACCGGCAGTGCACTGCATATCGTGATGCACGCTTTTGGCAAGATCACCCTGTTTTTCTGCGCCGGCGCCATTCTGGTAGCGGCCCACAAAACCGAAATCCATGAAATGCGCGGGCTGGGCCGGCAAATGCCGATCACCATGACCGCCTTCCTGGTGGCCAGCCTGTGCATCATCGGTATCCCGCCCACGGGAGGCACCTGGAGCAAGTGGTATCTCATGCTGGGTACCTTCGAGGCAGAACAGTGGATCCTGATGGCACTGCTGATGATCAGCTCGCTGCTGAGTATCGCTTACCTGCTGCCGATTCCGCTGCGCGCGTTCTTTACCAACAACAATCCGGGTGCGGTCACCGCCGGCGGGGCTGTCGCCATCAAAGAGGCACCGCTGCCCTCCCTGATTGCCCTCAGCATTACCGCGGCGGGCTGTATTTATTTACTGCTGTTTCCCGATGCGTTCTACCAGCTGATCAAGGCTGGGATTTGA
- a CDS encoding monovalent cation/H+ antiporter subunit D family protein produces MLAHLPILQVILPLMAAPSCLFIRKATLAWLFTLAVSLAALVVSVLLLQQVYLSGPITYELGGWHAPWGIEYRIDLLNAWVLLIVTALSTAVLAAARTSVARELEANRQTVFYTLYLLCFAGLLGIVATGDAFNVFVFLEISSLSTYALIALGKDRRALWAAFQYLIMGTIGATFILIGIGFLYMMTGTLNMADLAERIPPLSESTTVLAAFAFIFVGICLKLALFPLHLWLPNAYSCAPSIVTAFLAATATKVALYLLLRFTFTVFGVDFSLSHLPLDTLLIGLGLVGVFAASTVAIYQANIKRMLAFSSVAQIGYMVVGIGIGTATALQATLLHLFNHALMKGGLFLALAGLVYQLGGCRIEQFRGLGRTMPWTMAAIVVGGLSLIGMPLTVGFVSKWYLIAAAVEQQLWGVAILVVLGSLLAVAYIWKLVEAAYFQAPTDDTVKEAPLGILLPAWLLIAANVYFGIDTRLPVEVSAAAAQFLLGGAAQ; encoded by the coding sequence ATGCTGGCACATCTTCCCATTTTGCAGGTTATTCTGCCGTTAATGGCGGCGCCCTCCTGCCTGTTTATCCGCAAGGCCACCCTCGCGTGGCTGTTCACCCTGGCGGTGAGCCTGGCCGCGCTGGTGGTCAGTGTTTTATTACTGCAGCAGGTGTACCTGTCTGGCCCCATCACCTATGAGCTCGGGGGCTGGCATGCACCCTGGGGCATCGAGTATCGCATTGACCTGCTGAATGCCTGGGTGCTGCTGATTGTCACCGCACTGAGCACGGCGGTATTGGCTGCGGCCCGCACCAGCGTGGCACGGGAACTGGAAGCCAACCGGCAAACGGTGTTCTACACCCTGTACCTGCTGTGCTTTGCCGGGCTGCTGGGGATTGTGGCAACCGGCGATGCGTTCAATGTGTTTGTTTTCCTCGAGATCTCATCCCTTTCGACCTATGCATTGATCGCACTGGGCAAAGACCGGCGCGCGCTCTGGGCTGCCTTCCAGTATTTGATCATGGGCACCATCGGGGCCACGTTTATCCTGATCGGGATCGGCTTCCTGTACATGATGACCGGCACCCTGAATATGGCGGACCTGGCCGAGCGCATTCCGCCACTCAGCGAGTCCACCACCGTACTCGCGGCATTTGCGTTTATCTTTGTGGGCATCTGCCTGAAGCTCGCGCTGTTTCCGCTGCACCTGTGGCTGCCCAACGCCTACAGCTGCGCGCCCTCTATCGTTACCGCCTTTCTCGCTGCTACGGCCACCAAGGTGGCACTGTATCTGCTGCTGCGATTTACCTTTACCGTGTTCGGGGTGGACTTTTCCCTGTCGCACTTGCCGCTGGACACCCTGCTGATCGGGCTGGGGCTGGTGGGCGTGTTCGCGGCATCCACGGTCGCCATTTACCAGGCCAACATCAAACGTATGCTGGCGTTTTCCAGCGTGGCGCAGATCGGCTACATGGTGGTTGGTATCGGCATCGGCACGGCCACCGCACTGCAGGCCACACTGCTACACCTGTTCAATCACGCCCTGATGAAGGGCGGGCTGTTTCTGGCGCTGGCTGGGCTCGTTTATCAACTGGGCGGCTGCCGCATCGAGCAATTTCGCGGCCTTGGCCGCACCATGCCCTGGACCATGGCGGCGATCGTGGTGGGCGGGCTCAGCCTGATCGGCATGCCGCTGACCGTGGGCTTTGTGAGCAAGTGGTACCTGATTGCCGCGGCGGTCGAGCAGCAGCTGTGGGGGGTAGCCATCCTGGTGGTGCTCGGTTCACTGCTGGCGGTGGCTTATATCTGGAAACTGGTGGAAGCGGCCTATTTCCAGGCTCCCACAGATGACACGGTGAAGGAGGCCCCGCTGGGTATTCTGTTGCCGGCGTGGCTGCTGATCGCCGCCAATGTCTATTTCGGAATCGATACCCGCCTGCCGGTAGAAGTATCTGCCGCAGCCGCCCAATTCCTGCTTGGAGGCGCTGCGCAATGA
- a CDS encoding cation:proton antiporter subunit C, which produces MLLASHYNYWIVIALMMIGLYMVIAQGNLVKKIIGLNIFQTSVFIFYISVGKVDGGSAPILSEGVTLYSNPLPHVLILTAIVVGIATTSLALALIIRIKGAYGSIEERDIQAEEALQERSAQQAAAAQTSAGKEQ; this is translated from the coding sequence GTGTTACTGGCATCACACTACAATTACTGGATCGTTATCGCACTGATGATGATCGGCCTGTATATGGTCATTGCCCAGGGCAACCTGGTTAAAAAAATTATCGGGCTGAATATTTTTCAGACCTCGGTTTTCATTTTCTATATCAGCGTCGGCAAAGTGGACGGTGGTAGCGCACCGATTCTCAGTGAAGGCGTAACCCTGTATTCCAATCCGCTGCCCCACGTGCTGATTCTCACCGCCATTGTGGTCGGCATTGCGACCACCTCGCTGGCTCTGGCGCTTATCATCCGCATCAAAGGCGCTTACGGGTCCATCGAAGAGCGCGACATCCAGGCCGAAGAAGCCCTGCAGGAGCGCAGCGCGCAACAGGCTGCCGCCGCCCAGACCTCTGCCGGTAAGGAGCAATAA